ttcaggattTGTTCGAGAGTTGGAATGCAAAAACAAacgaaaaagaaaggaaggaagttTTGAGTTCATTCATGAAAAAGAATGTAAAGATAAACAAAGTAGATGAGTCAATGATAATAACAGCAATAGTAGCACCACCAGCAGCCATGGTTGTGAAGAGAACAGGACAAACATTGCCACAACTAAAACTCATGAAATCAGTGCCTGATGTTGTTTTTGTTCCATCATTCACCGTTGTGGCACTCATTGCTGTCAAGATCGCAAGAATGTTGTTCATGAAAAAGAcaataccaccaccaccaccaaaggAAGAACAACCTCAAGAGGAACATCATCGTCCATCTCCAACTAGTACACAAATCTCAACTAAACCACCTGCTGATGATAATAAatctcataataataataataataataataataataataataaacatgcAACTGGCTATTATTGTGAAGAGTGTGGAATTGTGCATCACTGAGTTATTTTCACATTTGAATGTATTCTTGGTGTTATGATTTCATGTTATGAAAGGATGAGGTATAGTTTCGTGTGTTACAAATGGAAGAGGGTTGTGATTATTTTTATCAagtaaaattatcttttatgTAATTAAGTGCATATGCTTAGGTAAATGtaatactatatttttttttctaagtcaGGAATTTTATTTATTGGAATAAAATGTAAAAGTTTGATCTAAATGGGACAACAACAAAGAAAATGGTATATCACCATatgaattaatattaatatctaaaagataataaaatacgTCTTCATAGTGAAAGTTTAGAGACTGCATCGCCCCACTCAAGCCAGAGATCTTCTatcagtaatatttttttaatttagatatggaAGGAGAAATAGTGTATGGACCgtgtaatttttaaatatacaaattGGACTCTCCGACttgtgtattttaaatttttttaattttttaaatataaattgaaagaATTGATTACCtttactaaaatttaaattttctcttACACTAATCGAACTGTCCGATTAATAgacttaatttatttaaaaaaattaaatacttcaattttttttattctttattttaaaaaaactgtTCCACATCCATATCTAGTACTCATATTTTTCACAACAATGCACAACATACATATTTTTCATGTCAAAAAAATGAGCCTCTTTTCGCTGCCAAAGTAATTTCAGTGCTCGTCACCATTTTGTCCTCAAAGATCCTTTGATTTCTCGTATTCCAGTTTTTTTTAGAGAGTAGTAGTAAAGaggtttttcttttatttttcaaccgaGTCATTTGTTTTttcatcattttcaaaaatttgagtgatCGCCACGTAATGTGGACTTCAATTTTATTCCAGATTTGTTGGGATTCCATTTTCTTCGTCTGCTGTAATACTATATTCTATATTatttaatgtaaaaataatttttatcatttttaatacttatatattattatctttatttagaATCAAATATGTGTCATTGCTACTGAAAATATAGATGTTTTTCATttatatgaaataaaaattttcaaaattaatattaaataaacatgattttttattattagaaagagataagtttaaaattagacggtctaattttaatattataaactttttatttttttattttgtgaaaactAAACTTGGAGGATCGGtccaattttaattaaaaaaattcaaaaaacgtAAATTATCAGAaggtttacttttttattttttaaaaaattaagcaaCACAAATAGCTATGTCCGATTTATGCTAGGACCATTTACCTAGTGAGAAATCAGTGCCTCCAATTTTAGAATTTCAGAGTGGGATAAAGCATCTCTAGTCACCATGTTGAGGTGATACATTCCAAACACCACTATACTAAATAAAATTTTCGGCTTTTAAAATGATATATGTAATAAAaaaccaataaataaataaatccattcacttatttaaaaaattattcttttatacaTTCTTACTGTTAATTTCCTTTTTTTCTGTATTAATACCATGATTTATTTATTGTCATTAACCACCCTTATCGACTATTATCGTGTCGTCACTAgtcattctaaattttaaatcattaatcataaatcataaattctaaattataaattttaaataataaaccaTAAATTCTCTaaatccaaaatttaaattttaaatcattaatCTTAAATTATACACCATAAATCAATTttgtcatattttatttttaaatattctttttacttaaattttgtatttttattttttaattttaaatttttgttatattcatttattttcaattatttactaatttttaaattaattgactaaattaatatttgtaatGACTccctcaaatcttttcaaaatcaaaatatccATAAACTTGTGCATAGGTTTAAGATTTCCCGGTGACAACACTTGTTTCTGTTTTCAACAGTAAACTAACTATAAAGGGCGCGAGCCACCCTCTGTAACTGTAACACGCAAAACGATGTCAAAACAGCAACGGTTCCTTTGGACCGCCGCCGAAAGAAAATGCCTTTACATTCTCCAACGGAACACTACCACCTTCTCCACACTCCTCCAAATCCACGCTTTCATTCTCCGACATTCCCTCCACCACAACCTCAACCTCCTCGCGAAGTTCATCACCACCTGCTCCTCCCTCGCCGCTGCCACCGCCTCCCTTTCCCGCCGCCATGCCATAGTCCACCTCGCTCGCCGTTTCTTCGACCACACACCCCACAACCGCGACGAGTTCCTATTCAACACAATGATCAGTACCCACTTTGCAATTCGCCAACTTGTTGAGCCTTTCGCTCTCTATAGGGACTTTGCTAGAACCAGAGGTCTTGGATTTGAACCCGGTGGATATACCTTCACCGCAATGGTGAAGGGTTGCACGGCGTGTTCGGCGAAGAAGGAGGGGGTACAGGTTCATGGGGTTGTTGCGAAGAATGGATTTTTCTTGGACTTGTATGTTTCTACTGCGTTGGTTGATATGTATGTGAAATTTGGGGTTTTAGGATGTGCTAggaaggtgtttgatgaaatgtctgaGAGGAGTGTGGTTTCGTGGACTGCAGTTATTGCTGGATATGTGAAGTGTGGGGATATGAGTGAGGCTAGGAAGCTTTTTTATGAGATGCCTGAGAAAGATTCTGCAGCTGTTAATGTGATGATTGATGGGTATGTGAAGTTGGGCTGTATGGATTTGGCTAAGGATTTGTTTGAAAAGATGGGTGATAAGAATGTGATTTCTTGGACTAGTATGATTTCTGGTTATTGCCATAATGGTGATGTTGAGTCAGCTAGATTGATGTTTGATCTCATGCCGGATAAGAATTTGTTCACTTGGAACGCGATGATTGGGGGGTATTGCTGGAACAAGCGTCCCCATGAGGCATTGAGGTTGTTTCATGAGATGCAGTCGAGTGCAGTGGTGGAACCGAATGAAGTGACACTGGTAAGCATTGTTCCTGCTATTGCTGATTTGGGTGCTTTGGATTTGGGTGGCTGGGTTCATAAGTTTGCCCAAAGGAGGAATCTTGATAGATATGCTAATGTCCGCACTGCCCTCATCGATATGTATGCAAAATGCGGTGAGATCACAAAGGCAAAATTGCTTTTCATGGAGATGCCTGAGAAGGAAACATCTTCCTGGAATGCTTTGATTAATGGTTTTGCAGTTAATGGATGTGCAAAGGAAGCATTGGAGGCATTTGCAATGATGATGCACGAAGGTTTTGAACCAAACAAGATAACTATGATCGGCGTGTTATCTGCTTGCAGCCATTGTGGTTTGGTGGAGGATGGAAGAAAATGGTTCAAAGCAATGGAGAAATTCGGACTCACACCTCAGATTGAGCATTACGGTTGTATGGTTGATCTTCTAGGGAGGGCCGGATGCTTGGATGAGGCTGAGAAATTGATTCGTACCATGCCTTACGATGCAAATGAGATAATATTGAGTTCTTTTCTGTTTGCTTGTGGTTACTTTAACGATGTTACAAGGGCTGAGAGAGTGCTACAGGAGGCAGTGAAGTCGGGGAAGTGGTGTGTTGGAGACTATGTGATGATGAGAAATTTGTATGCAACAGAGCAAAGGTGGAGAGATGTGGAGGATGTTAAACAAAGGATGAAGAAGGGAGGATCATACAAAGAGGTTGCCTGCAGTGTCATTGAAGTTGATGGTGGCTTTAGAGAGTTTATAGCTGGTAATAATTAATTGCATTCACATGTAGAAGATATTCAGTTAACCTTGGTGCAATTATGGGGACACATGAAAACTGAAATGACCTATTGAAATTTGAGATATGCTTTAGAGAACTAAAAGGAAGTAAAGAATTGAAAATGTTACAAGACAAATAGTCCACTAAGTTGAGAACTGTAGCTCCTAATTTAACCAggttaaagatttgaaaaaagcaCAAGCACACATGAAATTTAATTGGAATATTATTTCTAAAGCTTCAGCTATTAACAACTATGTTATGTCCTGCCAAGTCTTGTTAAGTGACCACTGGCCAGATATGACCATTCCCATGGTAGAGTTGTGACAAAAAATTTTGGTGACTAGAGAGTTGTGACAAATGAATGGTGTCAAGTATTTTCTGCAAGGAATTATTTGGCTATGTTGAAAATTATGTTGATAGACAGATTCTTTTGGGGTGAAAACGAGGACAGCTACTATAAGAGTATAGCGAATTCAATTTGATATCTTcgtataaagaaaaatattttgtccACTTACTCTGTCTTCTGTCTTATGTGCTGAGTTGATGCATATCTCTTTACTATTGGATAAGATGTAATCTTCATCTTATGCAAATCTCATATTTTGTCTAATAAGAAAGAGATACATATTCACTGAATGTTACAAAAagctaaaaataatatataaaataacagtTTAGAAAAATTATGATAATATTTTGCCTCGTTTCGGGTTCTGCAAATTTAGAGGAAATTTTAGATATCTAAATGCAAGATACTAACCATCATCAAAAGGAATGAGAGTTTGAATCTTCTGAAGTATAGAAACCTGAACAGTGCAAGTTTGACTCTTTCGGTTTTATCACAATACTTTGGTAAATTTTATGGCCCACCGTATTCTATTAAATGTCATTGTCACTGCTTAAATAGTAAACCATACTTCATTGGGAGAATTACTAACAGCAGCAATGCAACATTGGAAGTTCAAACCAGGTGACATGGTCTCAACTCAAACAATATAAAGACATGCAGTGATATAATAAATGACACGATGAATGCATAGAAGCATAgagcaaaatgaagaaaaaaaggggggggggggggggacttCATTGctgaatagaatatactatatagGACTCGCATATGATGAGTCATACACCTCATCTCTTGAAAAAGAATTctccaataaattaaaataaaagcttCCTATCAAGAATATGGTAAGCTACACAAGTAATCATCCTGAAACCATTTCTTGAATTATGAAAAAGCATGTATAAACAAGAGCAGAATTTACACTGGAAGATTTCAGTCTTTTGTGcaaaattttttgagaaattcCCAGTTCCTCTATCTGCATTGCAAAATAATAACATTTTTGCAGATTCAGCTCAACCGAACTATCTCCGGCTCCTGCTCTTTGAGCCGGATTTCTTCTGCTTTCTCCTTTTGTTCCTAGGGGAACTTGACTTTGACGTAGAACATGCTTTCAAAGCAGATTTCCCATTATTTACAGTATTCCCAGTGGCTGAGTCAGGTTCTGAAACCTGAGCCAGGGAAGTGGATTTCTGTTCCTCATCTTGTCCCTTGGTTTTCCCCCCAAGCCGCTTTCTAGCGATTACAAGATCATACAACTTTTCATTAGCTGCCCGATCTTGTATGAGAACTTCGTCATCGCCCTACATTCAAGAAAACAAGTTACTATTATAGTTCTTGTTAACTcacaatttcaaaatataattaacGTCAGAGTATGGTGTTACAGAGATTACCATAACAAACATTCCAATATATAGCACAGCAGGTACATTGCAGGTCAAGAATATTCACATGTAAACATTATACTGAATGCGAGCatttaaataatgataataatcttACAAACCATAACCAAGGAAATCCATTTggggaaaaacaataaaaaaaaatagagaaggtTCTAAGCTTCAATATTCCATTATAAACTGGATAACAAGCTGAGAACAATGTTAAACTCGATGATAAAATTTATATGACATCTCAATTATTGTTAACTTCCTTCATGATGGTGGTATAACAGATCAGAGAACATCGTTATAAGTTTTTAACGTTAGCCAATGCAGTTGTTCACTAACATTTCACACGTTCACGACCAACATAAACTAAAATTTCATACGAAAATAAAAACTCACACTTTCCTGCAGACCCTCAACATGAGGCTGATTGGTTGTTTCGATAAATGGAGTTATCCCTTCACGAGTTGATGTATTTCCAGGCATAAGTACATCTTCCACGTGTAACTCAGATTTAATCTGAGAAGAACCATGAACAACACCAACTGGGAATATGTTTTCACTACCAGCAAAAGAAGCAACTTTACGATCCAAACTTTTAAGTCCATCAGAGGGCCCAACCATGCTCAGTTGAGTTACAGAACAGAACTTTCCTGGATTTTCACTAACCACATTGTCAATCCGAGTTCTCAATTTCTGAACTTGTAACTCTACTGTTGCGATCTTTTGAAATATGTCATCCAATGATTTATCAATATCTTCACGATCTATGGAATACCACATGTCACTAAATATGGACTCCTCAATGTTATCATCATTACCTCCTGATATCATTGACACAACATAAATTGAAAATTTATAATCTCATACATCAtggaattaattaatcaaaacttattTCATAATAATGTCATATAATAATTTGTTAATACACAGAGGAAACCCCCTATATGTAATTCCTTCACATTGTTTGACTCACTTTAATGGTGAGATAAATTTGCTATTTACAGTTGTTTGATTCACTTTAATGGTGAGATAGATTTTGCTatttacagttttttttttaaaaaaagcacTATGTATAATACTGCAACTCACTTATGGAAACACAACGAAGATCTTCCATACAAGAACCATCAGGGAGATCTTTGttctctggaaaatgaaaaaatagcgagaaaaaattatataattatagaaGAGAAAAACATTGAGCAAAATAAATCAAGCAGAAAATGCATACCATAGTAGGAGAATATATTATGATTGGATACATAAGATGATAAATCAGATTCTTCAGCTCGCTTCCTTTTCTTCCTCCTCATAACTTTATTCCTATGAATGCCAGTAGATATAGGTATTGACTTGACATCAAAACCATCTACTGCATACTTTGAAAACTCAAGCTGTTTCTTATAATTGTATGATGCAAGTTCTCTTTGATATTTAACTTCCTGGGAATGAAGCTTTCTCATTTGCAATTCTAGCCACTTACAGCGCCACATAAGAGGGCGAATGAAGCTCCTCCAATGACTCGTAACCTTTTTCTTTCTGAATGTTTAATACTTAAAGAGTGTAAGTTCAAACTTGTTATTGCAAGACATGAGCAATTGACATTCttaaagaaaaaaacaaactGCAATTAACACACCAGAAACATACCTTATTAGAAGTGGTTCTCCCCAATCATCACCCATCGGTGATTCCATTTCATCATCACTCAGTCCTGAGCTGGAGTCAATCTCTTCACAAGATCCTGTGTCACCAAAAGAACTGGAACTGGAAAGCTCAGTGTCATTGCAATCCTCCGAGGCATCTTCCACCACCTTGCCGGAATTCATGCCACCAATCCCAATTATATTAACTTGTATGTCCTCCTCATTTCCAATGGTCATAGGAGTTTGTTCAATTCTTTTTCCAGGATGCAGAACCACAGTTTGTTCAGATACTGAAGATGTGGCGACAGGTATAGCTACACTCTCCTTACTAACTGCAGCTTGTACTTCTTGTAGAGCAGCTTCTTCAtgcttgccatttacattctctGTAGGTATAACTATATTCTCCTTACTATCCACAACTTGAATCTCTAGTGGAACagcttcttcttgaatctctagTGGAACAGCTTCTTCTGACTTTCCATTAACATTCTGCATAGGCATAGTTATGTTCTCCTTACTATCCACAACTTGTATCTCTTGTGGAACAGCTTCTTCTGACTTTCCATTAACATTCTGTGTAGGTATAGTTACGCTTTCCTTACTAATCAAAACTTGTACTTCTTTTGGAGCAGCTTCTCCTAACTTGACATTCACATTCACATTCTGCACTAAGTCCAGGCTCATCTTTCCGTCATGCAATCCTCCTTGCTCTTCAGATACCACGCAATGCGAATTTGTAATTGGAGCTGGAGGCATTCAGAAAATGCTGCTTTCTGTTTTCCCCTGTCTCAAATTCAACTACAGAAAATGCTGCTTTCTCTTTTCCCGTGTCTCAAAATGATTTATTCAATGTTTCCTTCACATCATCTTAAAagggaaaaatattttaaaaattgagaTATTTTGCAAccatgaattttaaaaaataaaaaataaacagggaaaaaaaaaaagaaaaacagtgTCCTTTTGTTTTTTGAAACAAAAGCCACCCTTATGAATCCCCTCCCCaacttctgaaaaaaaaaaaaaaaaaaccacgccCAAAAACAGAGCAAGCAAGCAAGCGCACACAGCCATATACATActcttaaaaaatttcaaatgaatatacataacaaaaaataatcCATGAAGGGGACCCAAAAAATTTTTCAACACAATGCATTAATTAAAGAGAcagacagagaagaagaagaataaggataAGAAGAAGCACTTGCTAAATATCTGTGAGTTTTCCAATAATTTTTCCTCCGTGCAGCGGGATTCTTGCTCAACGTGCCACTAATTTCTCAGTCCTTAAGCTTCCGCTTTGATTCTGAgctataaacaaaaaattaaaaagaaattgtaAAAACGTACTGTCTGAGTCTGAATTATAATATTAAGAAGAACAGAACAGCACCGATATaacatttgattaaaaaattactaaaattgttAAATTATACTTTTGATTCTATTCATAGAACGCATTGTGCAACGGTGACGATGATGCAGTGGTTgatttttcctttttaaatttcaaGAATATAAATTCATAACCATCAAAACACGAAATTGAGGAAGAATCGTGCGAGTTTTTGTGGGAAAGAAAAAACAGAACCTTTGGAGCTTGATGATCATATGCTACATCACACATCGCAGGGCATGaaggttcttcttcttcactctgTCACCGTCAACAGAAGAGAGTGACGTAAGCGTTTTTCTCTGATGAGCGATGACTGATCCTTCTTGCCATTGAATATGGCTTCAATTGTGATACTGCCACTTACTTGCTCCCCAATTTTAtgtacattttatttatttattgtatttttttatttttttattttttttatttttgactgtGGGCTATGTTACATTCTCCAACCTTACCGAACCCCTTTTTCACATGAAGCCAGACGCCCCACTATATTTGTGGCCCAAATTGTTAAAAATAAAGTAGCACCACTGCACCAGTAATTTAACTCTTCTAAAtcagataaattttaaataatttttttatattaagtaattttataatttaaattatgttattgattttattttttcgtttGATAATGAAATTCGACCATGTATAATACACAATCCTTTTAAGAATTTTATTATACTCTTCACTCTTTTTATCAAGttatataaagaaaaattcaaacttaAAACTTCTATaccaaaaaaaatcatttaaactACAACTTATTTGTTTATTGTCAATAAcattatataatcaaaataatatattattttttattaataatcaata
The sequence above is drawn from the Arachis hypogaea cultivar Tifrunner chromosome 4, arahy.Tifrunner.gnm2.J5K5, whole genome shotgun sequence genome and encodes:
- the LOC112797705 gene encoding uncharacterized protein, with product MPPAPITNSHCVVSEEQGGLHDGKMSLDLVQNVNVNVKLGEAAPKEVQVLISKESVTIPTQNVNGKSEEAVPQEIQVVDSKENITMPMQNVNGKSEEAVPLEIQEEAVPLEIQVVDSKENIVIPTENVNGKHEEAALQEVQAAVSKESVAIPVATSSVSEQTVVLHPGKRIEQTPMTIGNEEDIQVNIIGIGGMNSGKVVEDASEDCNDTELSSSSSFGDTGSCEEIDSSSGLSDDEMESPMGDDWGEPLLIRKKKVTSHWRSFIRPLMWRCKWLELQMRKLHSQEVKYQRELASYNYKKQLEFSKYAVDGFDVKSIPISTGIHRNKVMRRKKRKRAEESDLSSYVSNHNIFSYYENKDLPDGSCMEDLRCVSIRGNDDNIEESIFSDMWYSIDREDIDKSLDDIFQKIATVELQVQKLRTRIDNVVSENPGKFCSVTQLSMVGPSDGLKSLDRKVASFAGSENIFPVGVVHGSSQIKSELHVEDVLMPGNTSTREGITPFIETTNQPHVEGLQESGDDEVLIQDRAANEKLYDLVIARKRLGGKTKGQDEEQKSTSLAQVSEPDSATGNTVNNGKSALKACSTSKSSSPRNKRRKQKKSGSKSRSRR
- the LOC112794459 gene encoding uncharacterized protein is translated as MPRIIPSLASTPKVKIQSPTSLFSPQTLISSMFEFINNIAYLIANIIIIRNNMSFLGGMRFKELSTSQILSLITDRFYDQIVERDIKDFPGFHLAILDIFRTINAALPGKHYDVPPQDLVKDLFESWNAKTNEKERKEVLSSFMKKNVKINKVDESMIITAIVAPPAAMVVKRTGQTLPQLKLMKSVPDVVFVPSFTVVALIAVKIARMLFMKKTIPPPPPKEEQPQEEHHRPSPTSTQISTKPPADDNKSHNNNNNNNNNNNKHATGYYCEECGIVHH
- the LOC112797706 gene encoding pentatricopeptide repeat-containing protein At2g44880, encoding MSKQQRFLWTAAERKCLYILQRNTTTFSTLLQIHAFILRHSLHHNLNLLAKFITTCSSLAAATASLSRRHAIVHLARRFFDHTPHNRDEFLFNTMISTHFAIRQLVEPFALYRDFARTRGLGFEPGGYTFTAMVKGCTACSAKKEGVQVHGVVAKNGFFLDLYVSTALVDMYVKFGVLGCARKVFDEMSERSVVSWTAVIAGYVKCGDMSEARKLFYEMPEKDSAAVNVMIDGYVKLGCMDLAKDLFEKMGDKNVISWTSMISGYCHNGDVESARLMFDLMPDKNLFTWNAMIGGYCWNKRPHEALRLFHEMQSSAVVEPNEVTLVSIVPAIADLGALDLGGWVHKFAQRRNLDRYANVRTALIDMYAKCGEITKAKLLFMEMPEKETSSWNALINGFAVNGCAKEALEAFAMMMHEGFEPNKITMIGVLSACSHCGLVEDGRKWFKAMEKFGLTPQIEHYGCMVDLLGRAGCLDEAEKLIRTMPYDANEIILSSFLFACGYFNDVTRAERVLQEAVKSGKWCVGDYVMMRNLYATEQRWRDVEDVKQRMKKGGSYKEVACSVIEVDGGFREFIAGNN